Proteins co-encoded in one Setaria viridis chromosome 9, Setaria_viridis_v4.0, whole genome shotgun sequence genomic window:
- the LOC117840386 gene encoding tropinone reductase homolog At5g06060 produces the protein MAAAETSGTAIGSSGRWALHGKTALVTGGTRGIGRAVVEELAALGAAVHTCSRKEEELGERIKEWEARGFRVTGSVCDLSARDQRERLLREVADRFGGKLDILVNNVGTNIRKPTTEFSAEEYSFLMATNLESAYHLCQIAHPLLKLSGSGSIVFISSVAGVVSVFSGTIYAMTKGAINQLTKTLACEWARDNIRANSVAPWYITTSLTEKLLESNSFKEQVVSRTPLGRVGEPGEISALVAFLCMPGSTYITGQTISVDGGTTVNGFCPTKPF, from the exons atggcggcggcggagacctCGGGCACGGCGATAGGGTCCTCGGGAAGATGGGCGCTCCACGGCAAGACGGCCCTCGTCACCGGCGGCACACGCGGCATCGG GCGTGCGGTCGTGGAGGAACTGGCGGCGCTGGGGGCGGCCGTGCACACTTGCTcccggaaggaggaggagctcggcgAGCGCATCAAGGAGTGGGAGGCCAGGGGGTTCCGCGTCACCGGCTCCGTGTGCGACCTCTCCGCGCGGGACCAGCGGGAGCGCCTGCTCCGTGAGGTCGCCGACCGCTTCGGCGGCAAGCTCGACATCCTT GTAAACAATGTGGGAACAAACATAAGGAAACCAACCACTGAATTTTCTGCAGAGGAATACTCATTTTTGATGGCCACTAATCTGGAATCTGCCTATCACTTGTGCCAAATTGCACATCCTCTTTTGAAATTGTCTGGTTCAGGCAGCATTGTCTTCATATCATCAGTTGCCGGAGTAGTAAGTGTGTTTAGCGGAACTATATATGCTATGACTAAAG GTGCCATTAACCAGTTAACCAAGACCTTAGCATGCGAATGGGCGAGAGACAACATCAGAGCCAACTCTGTTGCCCCGTGGTACATCACGACTTCACTTACTGAAAAG CTATTGGAGAGTAACTCATTCAAGGAGCAAGTTGTGAGTCGAACTCCGCTTGGGCGTGTTGGAGAACCTGGAGAAATATCAGCACTTGTTGCTTTTCTTTGCATGCCTGGTTCCACTTACATTACCGGCCAGACGATCTCGGTGGATGGCGGTACGACTGTAAATGGGTTTTGCCCAACCAAGCCCTTCTAG